A stretch of Ipomoea triloba cultivar NCNSP0323 chromosome 13, ASM357664v1 DNA encodes these proteins:
- the LOC116002327 gene encoding receptor-like protein 53, which yields MPRVSGQCLLDEKTVLLQIRSEITYSSASTKLLLWDERVDCCRWPNFFQGFKNLTVLSLADQDGNKLSGHINELQNVTSPLALLDLSNNNLEGTIPSFFFQFQNLSTLFLGMSQIPSFFFQLQNLTFLYLSSNKFSGQMIDLQNVTSPLEVVDLSMQQQLGRDNTFILLSITES from the exons atgccTCGTGTCTCTGGCCAGTGTCTTCTGGACGAGAAGACTGTGCTTCTCCAGATACGAAGTGAAATCACTTATTCTTCGGCATCCACCAAGCTGCTGCTGTGGGATGAAAGAGTTGACTGCTGCCGCTGGCCAA ACTTTTTCCAAGGTTTCAAAAATCTGACTGTTTTGAGCCTGGCAGACCAGGATGGAAACAAACTTTCTGGTCATATAAATGAATTGCAAAATGTTACTTCTCCACTGGCATTACTTGATTTGAGCAACAACAATTTGGAAGGGACAATACCTTCCTTCTTCTTTCAATTCCAAAATCTGTCAACCCTCTTTCTCGGGATGAGCCAAATACcttcatttttctttcaacTTCAGAATCTTACATTTCTCTATCTTTCATCAAACAAATTTTCTGGTCAAATGATTGATTTGCAAAATGTGACTTCTCCTCTGGAAGTTGTTGATTTGAGCATGCAGCAACAACTTGGAAGGGACAATACCTTCATTCTTCTTTCAATTACAGAATCTTAA